In Thermodesulfovibrionales bacterium, a single genomic region encodes these proteins:
- a CDS encoding universal stress protein, with product DDAERLCKRSGVPSKKVVRTGYPVDAIVREAERSKADLIVIGSHGKSTIKATILGSVTFGIIHKDMKVPVLVVRR from the coding sequence GACGACGCCGAAAGGCTGTGTAAGAGAAGCGGTGTTCCGTCAAAGAAGGTTGTCAGAACGGGCTATCCGGTGGATGCGATTGTAAGAGAGGCAGAAAGATCAAAGGCTGACCTCATCGTCATAGGGTCTCATGGCAAGAGCACCATAAAGGCAACAATCCTCGGAAGCGTTACCTTTGGGATCATCCACAAGGACATGAAAGTTCCTGTCCTCGTAGTAAGAAGATAA